From a single Cupriavidus taiwanensis LMG 19424 genomic region:
- a CDS encoding LysR family transcriptional regulator: MDLNLIQAFVDIVDAGNLAEAGRRRGVTRSQVSRQLRELEHQAGAQLLRRTTRRLELTEPGHALYQHGVRILQEVASAQAEIDSLGRTLRGHVRVSVPTGLGDAYIAPLLLQFAQKHPGITLRVFFANRVNDLIAAEIDVALKVTSAPPLDHVAREICDIRWQLYAAPQYLARIAPVQVPPDLEGCSFLCPPFPPRQFPLSLYRDGQRVDVALTPTLQSEHFLFLARAVREGHGIGMLPVYIGWEEVRAGHLVPVLPDWRPEGLGNKLFIITTPNLHPSMATRALIGFLREELGKLEVFRDAVK, translated from the coding sequence AACCTTGCCGAAGCCGGGCGCCGGCGCGGCGTCACGCGTTCGCAGGTCAGTCGCCAGCTGCGCGAGCTGGAGCACCAGGCGGGCGCGCAGTTGCTGCGCCGGACCACGCGCCGGCTCGAGCTGACCGAACCCGGCCACGCGCTGTACCAGCACGGCGTGCGCATCCTGCAGGAAGTGGCCTCGGCGCAGGCGGAGATCGACAGCCTGGGGCGAACCCTGCGCGGCCATGTGCGCGTCAGCGTGCCCACCGGGCTGGGTGACGCCTATATCGCGCCGCTGCTGCTGCAGTTCGCGCAGAAGCATCCCGGCATCACGCTGCGCGTGTTCTTTGCCAATCGCGTCAACGACCTGATCGCCGCCGAGATCGACGTGGCGCTGAAGGTCACCTCGGCGCCGCCGCTGGACCACGTGGCGCGCGAAATTTGCGACATCCGCTGGCAACTGTATGCAGCGCCGCAATACCTCGCGCGCATTGCGCCCGTGCAGGTGCCGCCGGATCTCGAAGGCTGCAGCTTCCTGTGTCCGCCCTTCCCCCCGCGGCAGTTCCCGCTGTCGCTGTACCGCGACGGCCAGCGCGTGGACGTGGCGCTGACGCCCACGCTGCAGTCCGAGCACTTCCTGTTCCTGGCGCGAGCCGTGCGCGAAGGCCACGGCATCGGCATGCTGCCGGTCTATATCGGCTGGGAAGAGGTGCGCGCCGGCCATCTGGTGCCGGTGTTGCCGGACTGGCGCCCGGAGGGGCTGGGCAACAAGCTGTTCATCATCACCACGCCCAACCTGCATCCGTCGATGGCCACGCGCGCGCTGATCGGCTTCCTGCGCGAGGAACTGGGCAAGCTCGAGGTATTCCGGGACGCGGTGAAGTAG
- a CDS encoding winged helix-turn-helix transcriptional regulator, with product MPPTDFTAMPCPVARSMAVLGERWAILVLREAFYGSTRFDEFERNLGIAPNILSARLKTLVTHGLLARVMPEGGARHIYQLTEKGRDFFPAYVALKAWADRWMTDDKGPLTLLQDRRTGTEIAEPALTRADGSAITLDDVRVLPGPGAGRFLRRRFGDTEAAAAGPEHGHD from the coding sequence ATGCCCCCTACCGATTTCACCGCGATGCCCTGCCCGGTGGCCCGCTCGATGGCCGTGCTGGGCGAACGCTGGGCCATCCTCGTGCTGCGCGAGGCCTTCTACGGCAGCACGCGCTTCGACGAGTTCGAACGCAACCTGGGCATCGCCCCCAACATCCTCAGCGCGCGCCTGAAGACGCTGGTGACGCACGGACTGCTGGCGCGCGTGATGCCCGAGGGCGGCGCGCGCCATATCTACCAGCTGACCGAAAAGGGCCGCGACTTCTTCCCGGCCTACGTGGCGCTCAAGGCGTGGGCCGACCGCTGGATGACCGACGACAAGGGACCGCTGACGCTGCTGCAGGACCGCCGCACGGGCACCGAGATCGCCGAGCCGGCATTGACCCGCGCCGACGGCAGTGCCATCACGCTGGACGACGTGCGCGTATTGCCGGGTCCGGGTGCCGGCCGCTTCCTGCGCAGGCGCTTCGGCGACACCGAGGCCGCAGCGGCCGGGCCGGAGCACGGCCATGACTGA